A genomic stretch from Flavobacterium humidisoli includes:
- a CDS encoding alpha/beta fold hydrolase has translation MKLLVTVLFLTISLFAKAQNLYIKTYGNEKNKTIIFIHGGPSGNATLFEGTTAQKLADLGFYVIAYDRRGEGRSADPDAKFTFEEASQDINSIYKKYNLKKATILAHSFGGLVATLYTNKYPQNVSALVLAGALFSQQETYDHIVNTLKKKYNTDSEQLKKISIVENLNKNSAAYRKGCYELAGENGFFKMPNPTAESKKLYADYEAGEFYKTNIRNKNAPLVFYQNEKQNNIDTRPILKKIKTADVPIYGIYGKQDGIFSSAQINSLKAITGENHFAFIDNCSHYLFVDQQAAFLSNLKKWLK, from the coding sequence ATGAAATTATTAGTAACCGTTTTATTTCTTACTATTTCGCTTTTCGCGAAAGCACAAAACCTTTACATCAAAACTTACGGAAACGAAAAGAATAAAACCATCATTTTTATTCATGGCGGACCAAGTGGCAATGCGACTTTGTTTGAAGGAACAACGGCTCAAAAACTAGCCGATTTAGGTTTTTATGTAATCGCTTACGACCGAAGAGGCGAAGGAAGATCTGCAGATCCTGATGCTAAATTTACTTTTGAAGAAGCTTCTCAGGATATAAATTCGATTTATAAAAAATATAACTTAAAGAAAGCGACCATATTAGCTCATAGCTTTGGCGGTTTGGTTGCTACGCTTTATACCAATAAATATCCGCAAAATGTGAGTGCTTTGGTTTTGGCTGGCGCGTTGTTTTCTCAGCAAGAAACTTATGATCATATTGTAAATACGCTGAAGAAAAAATACAATACCGATTCTGAACAATTGAAGAAAATCAGTATTGTAGAAAATCTAAATAAAAATTCTGCTGCATACAGAAAAGGATGTTACGAACTTGCAGGAGAAAATGGCTTTTTTAAAATGCCAAATCCGACTGCAGAATCCAAAAAGCTTTACGCCGATTACGAAGCTGGAGAATTTTATAAAACCAACATTCGAAATAAAAATGCGCCGTTAGTTTTTTATCAAAACGAAAAACAAAATAACATCGATACGCGTCCGATATTAAAGAAAATTAAAACCGCTGATGTTCCTATTTATGGAATTTATGGAAAACAGGATGGTATTTTTTCATCCGCACAAATAAATTCTCTAAAGGCAATAACTGGAGAAAATCACTTTGCTTTCATTGATAATTGCTCGCATTATTTGTTTGTTGACCAACAAGCAGCATTTCTTTCTAACCTAAAAAAATGGCTAAAATAG
- a CDS encoding cytochrome c3 family protein, translating to MKKAVFLLTITVLAILFASCNNKSEEYIDPRGTDYAGSESCIQCHKVQSEMAFQSSHFKATSPAILGNVSGDFDSKNHTFIYDKDTKLVMEKRGDSLYQVVYKNGKETAKYKFEIVFGTKHAQTSVYWKDNNTYELPVSFYHSINNWATSPGFPADKPYFDRMVVKDCYSCHSSNISSRTVDQSSANKNFMSMDVEDIINKKTIVYGIDCERCHGPAKKHVEFHLKNPNVKVANSITSFKTLNRQQKLDACALCHAGNDGMKLKSRFEFKPGDNLSEFFRETKSINDTTNFDVHGNQYRLMAQSKCFIKSDKMDCITCHNPHENASKNLASYSKICMSCHEGLKHKETTLKTMPEKLLASNCVECHMPKKASGAIKFQLSNSKQLSEYILRTHKIGVYPTNAK from the coding sequence ATGAAAAAAGCTGTATTTCTACTTACCATAACCGTTCTGGCAATTCTTTTCGCCAGTTGCAATAACAAATCAGAGGAATATATTGACCCGCGCGGAACTGATTATGCCGGTTCAGAAAGTTGCATACAATGTCACAAGGTACAATCTGAAATGGCATTTCAAAGTTCGCACTTTAAAGCAACCTCCCCCGCTATTTTAGGAAATGTTTCGGGTGATTTCGATTCTAAAAATCATACTTTCATTTATGATAAAGACACCAAATTGGTGATGGAAAAGCGTGGAGACAGCTTGTATCAAGTTGTATATAAAAACGGTAAAGAAACGGCTAAATACAAATTTGAAATTGTGTTTGGAACCAAACATGCTCAAACTTCAGTTTACTGGAAAGACAATAATACATACGAGCTCCCAGTTTCTTTTTATCATTCTATAAACAATTGGGCAACAAGTCCAGGCTTCCCTGCTGATAAGCCTTATTTTGACCGCATGGTGGTAAAAGATTGCTACTCTTGCCATAGTTCTAATATTAGCTCACGAACGGTAGATCAAAGTTCTGCAAATAAAAACTTTATGTCGATGGATGTTGAAGACATAATAAATAAAAAAACTATAGTTTACGGAATTGATTGCGAACGATGCCACGGCCCAGCTAAAAAACACGTTGAATTTCATTTAAAGAATCCAAACGTAAAAGTGGCCAATAGCATTACCAGTTTTAAAACCTTAAACAGGCAGCAAAAACTTGACGCCTGTGCTTTATGCCACGCAGGTAATGATGGAATGAAATTAAAATCCCGTTTTGAGTTTAAACCTGGAGATAATTTATCGGAGTTCTTTCGCGAAACCAAAAGCATTAATGACACAACAAACTTTGATGTACACGGCAATCAGTATCGATTAATGGCACAGAGTAAATGTTTTATAAAAAGTGATAAAATGGATTGCATTACCTGCCATAATCCACATGAAAATGCTTCTAAAAACTTGGCTTCCTATTCTAAAATCTGTATGAGCTGTCACGAAGGTTTAAAACATAAAGAAACTACTTTAAAAACAATGCCTGAGAAGTTATTGGCCAGCAATTGTGTAGAATGCCATATGCCTAAAAAAGCGTCTGGAGCAATTAAATTTCAGCTTTCAAACAGTAAACAACTTTCAGAATATATTCTGCGAACACATAAAATCGGAGTTTATCCAACAAACGCAAAATAA
- a CDS encoding MFS transporter: MEEIKSNKPDPYQALRYKEFNVFLLLRFAMVFAWSMQFIVIEWEVYSLTKNPLSLGIIGLMEIIPAVSMSLFAGHIVDQREKKSLLVKCILGFSVISFGLFLLTWPKVVGGWSTHVILYSIYALVFFGGIVRSFMGPTIFSLLSLIIPKKAYPNAATWSSSVWQIGAVMGPALAGFSINWIGVHWSMCLVFGFSILSLIALSQISQKPIVNPKMGESMKDSLMEGITFVFKNKIVLGALSLDMIAVLFGGAVALLPVFAQDILKVGSEGFGILRAAPAVGAFITMLVSAYVPLYENAGKKLLIAIFVFGLSIILFGLSTYFWLSVFALFLSGLADGISVVIRQTILQLKTPDHMRGRVGAVNSIFVGSSNELGAFESGATAKLMGAVTSVVFGGSVTLLTVVFTALKSPTFRNLDLKRDMDEHHKLE, from the coding sequence ATGGAAGAAATTAAATCCAATAAGCCCGATCCCTATCAGGCACTTCGATATAAAGAATTCAACGTATTTTTATTATTGCGTTTTGCAATGGTTTTTGCCTGGTCAATGCAGTTTATCGTAATTGAATGGGAAGTTTATAGTTTAACCAAAAACCCACTTTCTTTAGGAATTATTGGTTTAATGGAAATTATTCCTGCCGTTTCAATGTCACTCTTTGCTGGACATATTGTCGATCAAAGAGAAAAGAAAAGTTTATTGGTAAAGTGTATTTTAGGATTTTCAGTAATTAGCTTTGGGCTTTTCTTATTGACTTGGCCAAAAGTAGTTGGAGGCTGGTCTACACATGTTATTTTGTATTCGATTTACGCTTTAGTCTTTTTTGGCGGAATCGTCCGTTCCTTTATGGGACCAACTATTTTCTCTCTTTTATCATTGATCATTCCTAAAAAAGCATATCCAAATGCTGCCACTTGGAGTAGTTCGGTTTGGCAGATTGGAGCCGTTATGGGACCTGCACTAGCTGGATTCTCTATTAATTGGATTGGTGTTCACTGGTCAATGTGTTTGGTTTTTGGATTTTCAATTCTTTCGTTAATTGCCTTATCTCAAATCAGCCAAAAACCGATTGTAAATCCGAAAATGGGAGAATCTATGAAAGACAGTCTTATGGAGGGTATAACTTTTGTATTTAAAAATAAAATTGTTTTGGGTGCACTTTCACTCGATATGATTGCTGTTCTTTTTGGAGGTGCCGTTGCATTATTGCCCGTTTTTGCTCAGGACATCTTGAAAGTAGGTTCTGAAGGTTTCGGAATTTTAAGAGCCGCTCCTGCTGTAGGTGCTTTTATCACGATGCTCGTTTCTGCTTATGTGCCGTTGTATGAAAATGCAGGAAAGAAACTTTTAATTGCCATCTTTGTTTTTGGTTTATCCATTATCTTGTTTGGATTGTCTACTTATTTCTGGCTTTCTGTTTTCGCCTTATTTTTAAGCGGATTGGCAGATGGAATTTCAGTAGTAATCCGTCAGACTATTTTACAGCTTAAAACCCCTGATCATATGCGCGGACGCGTGGGTGCTGTAAACTCAATTTTTGTTGGATCTTCTAATGAATTAGGTGCTTTTGAAAGTGGCGCAACGGCTAAATTGATGGGAGCAGTTACTTCTGTTGTTTTTGGAGGAAGTGTTACGCTCTTAACCGTAGTTTTTACTGCACTAAAATCGCCTACATTTAGAAATCTGGATCTGAAAAGAGATATGGATGAACATCATAAATTGGAGTAA